In Zingiber officinale cultivar Zhangliang chromosome 6A, Zo_v1.1, whole genome shotgun sequence, a single genomic region encodes these proteins:
- the LOC121994399 gene encoding mavicyanin-like: MAPTIGPLIHCFRPASIYRSTPEMMAIPAALLIFIAVAVPAATATDYTVGGSQGWTSGVDYNSWASGKTFSVGDALLFQYSSQHSVTEVGESDFNACSSSNSIQTYTDQSTKISLTEPGSRYFICGTPGHCSGGMKLEVTVAGSTTPSSPSSSSGTTPSASGSSSGAPPSTSSAGIIAGGKVVLGGLVLVGLVGVVG; encoded by the exons ATGGCACCAACAATCGGTCCATTAATTCATTGCTTTAGGCCAGCTTCGATCTATCGATCAACACCAGAGATGATGGCTATACCAGCAGCTCTTCTTATCTTTATCGCAGTAGCTGTTCCGGCTGCCACCGCCACCGACTATACCGTCGGCGGTTCGCAAGGGTGGACGAGCGGCGTCGATTACAATTCGTGGGCTTCCGGGAAAACCTTCAGCGTCGGCGACGCACTAC TTTTCCAGTACAGTTCGCAGCACAGCGTGACGGAGGTCGGCGAGTCGGACTTCAACGCATGCTCCTCCAGCAACTCCATCCAGACGTACACTGACCAGAGCACCAAGATCAGTCTCACCGAGCCCGGCAGCAGGTACTTCATCTGCGGCACTCCCGGCCACTGCTCCGGCGGCATGAAGCTGGAGGTCACCGTCGCCGGTTCCACAACACCGAGTTCGCCGTCGTCGTCCTCGGGAACGACCCCGTCAGCTTCCGGCTCGTCATCTGGTGCTCCTCCGTCGACGTCTTCAGCTGGGATTATTGCTGGAGGGAAAGTGGTGCTTGGTGGGCTGGTGCTTGTGGGACTCGTCGGGGTCGTGGGCTAG